A single genomic interval of Rhodopseudomonas palustris harbors:
- a CDS encoding phosphodiesterase, with translation MPPKPILIAQISDLHIKAPGELAYGKVDTAAALTRCVAALNALAPRPHVVVISGDLVDSPSAEEYAHLERLLAPLQIPLVAVPGNHDSRELMRTAFAQPTFPAEGPLNQLYPVDGIDIVLLDSNVHGQPHGELDAGTLQWLEAVLSSSDHRPALLFLHHPPFATGIWHMDRQNLRNAAEFALLVERYPWVRLVAAGHVHRATVTGFAGTLATICPAPNHAVALDLGEQLAPSFCVEPPAFHLHAWFAERGELVTHQVPIGSFDGPHPFFGADGKLL, from the coding sequence ATGCCGCCGAAGCCGATTCTGATCGCTCAGATTTCCGACCTGCATATCAAGGCGCCGGGCGAACTCGCCTATGGCAAGGTCGACACCGCGGCCGCGCTGACCCGTTGCGTCGCGGCGCTGAACGCGCTGGCGCCGCGGCCCCACGTAGTGGTGATCTCCGGCGATCTCGTCGATAGCCCGAGCGCTGAAGAGTACGCGCATCTGGAACGGCTGCTGGCGCCGCTGCAGATTCCGCTCGTTGCCGTACCGGGCAATCACGATTCCCGCGAGCTGATGCGCACTGCTTTCGCGCAGCCGACCTTCCCGGCCGAAGGACCGCTCAATCAGCTCTACCCGGTCGATGGGATAGATATCGTGTTGCTCGACTCCAATGTTCACGGCCAGCCGCATGGCGAGCTCGACGCCGGGACGTTGCAGTGGCTCGAGGCGGTGCTGTCGTCGTCGGATCACCGGCCTGCATTGCTGTTCCTGCATCATCCGCCATTCGCCACCGGCATCTGGCACATGGACCGCCAGAACCTGCGCAATGCCGCCGAGTTCGCGCTCCTTGTCGAGCGCTATCCGTGGGTGCGGCTGGTCGCGGCGGGCCACGTGCACCGCGCGACTGTGACCGGCTTTGCCGGCACCTTGGCGACGATCTGTCCGGCTCCCAACCATGCCGTGGCGCTGGATCTCGGAGAACAGCTCGCGCCTTCTTTCTGCGTCGAACCGCCAGCGTTTCATCTGCACGCCTGGTTCGCCGAGCGCGGCGAGCTTGTCACGCATCAGGTCCCGATCGGATCGTTCGACGGCCCGCATCCGTTTTTTGGGGCGGATGGTAAACTGCTGTAA
- a CDS encoding ABC transporter ATP-binding protein — MTADDGHGVAVEVAACGKTFSDGTRALEPASLSIARGETLVLLGPSGCGKTTMLRIIAGLESPDAGGRVLFDGVDVTSVPIEKRNVGMVFQSYALFPNMTVADNIGYGLKIRGVAKAERAARIAELVALTNIAGLEHRRIDQLSGGQRQRVALARAVAIRPAVLLLDEPLTALDAALRERLRGELDRLLRSLGITTIYVTHDQAEAMALGDRIVVMSKGAIAQVGTPREIYFRPATRFVAEFVGAANIIEAEIADGALRLPGGHLRIADSISRSRAVAMIRPETIRIAATEAATLQGVVESVSFVGDRQRVVVSGATARPLAIDAPSALPIRGGDRVGLVADPEAIRLLPEHLG; from the coding sequence ATGACGGCGGATGACGGACACGGCGTCGCGGTCGAGGTCGCGGCCTGCGGCAAGACCTTTTCGGATGGGACGCGTGCGCTGGAGCCGGCGAGCCTCAGCATCGCGCGCGGCGAAACGCTGGTGCTGCTCGGTCCGTCCGGCTGCGGCAAGACCACGATGCTGCGGATCATCGCCGGGCTGGAGAGCCCGGATGCCGGCGGGCGCGTGCTGTTCGACGGCGTGGACGTGACCTCGGTGCCGATCGAGAAACGCAATGTCGGCATGGTGTTTCAGTCCTACGCGCTGTTTCCCAACATGACGGTGGCCGACAACATCGGCTACGGGCTCAAGATCCGCGGCGTCGCCAAGGCGGAGCGCGCCGCGCGGATCGCCGAACTGGTGGCGCTGACCAACATCGCCGGGCTTGAGCATCGGCGGATCGATCAGCTCTCCGGCGGTCAGCGCCAGCGTGTCGCGCTGGCCCGCGCCGTGGCGATCCGTCCCGCCGTGCTGCTGCTCGACGAGCCGCTGACCGCGCTCGATGCGGCGCTCCGTGAACGGCTCCGCGGCGAGCTCGATCGGCTGCTGCGCTCGCTCGGCATCACCACGATCTATGTCACCCACGACCAGGCCGAGGCGATGGCGCTCGGGGACCGGATCGTGGTGATGAGCAAGGGCGCGATCGCGCAGGTGGGCACGCCGCGCGAGATCTATTTTCGCCCGGCGACTCGGTTCGTTGCCGAGTTCGTCGGCGCCGCCAATATCATCGAGGCCGAGATTGCCGATGGTGCGCTGCGATTGCCGGGCGGGCATTTGCGCATCGCCGACAGCATCAGCCGCAGTCGCGCGGTCGCGATGATCCGCCCGGAGACGATCCGGATCGCTGCGACCGAGGCCGCGACGCTGCAGGGCGTTGTCGAGAGCGTCAGTTTCGTTGGCGACCGTCAGCGCGTCGTTGTGTCCGGCGCGACCGCGAGGCCGCTGGCGATCGATGCCCCGAGTGCGTTGCCGATCCGGGGCGGCGACCGCGTCGGTCTCGTGGCCGATCCCGAAGCCATCCGGCTGCTGCCCGAGCACCTGGGATGA
- a CDS encoding NAD(P)/FAD-dependent oxidoreductase, with product MDQFRASRQSELRGGVAPWAAGLTRPIRQPLDRNLAVDVLIVGGGITGSMMAEHLARQDRKVCIIDRERPGFGSTAASTAMLEWEIDRSLTELSAFYGFERAADVYQLSHSAVAGLYRLAHSLRLPSALRPRDTVYLAAGDHGAKELLEEHELRKRAGLPGAFLGYRELRSEYGFDREAAIVSPGSAEVDPLLLSHGLLSAAAERGASLFDAEATAYDSFGRGVHVATDNGCCIEAAHVVLATGYILPEIVTSDLHKTASSWVVATLPQPPEQLWRDRALIWEASSDYLYARTTAEDRIIIGGEDDDQVTDPDARDALMPEKAKILLDKLHRLWPQAAPIPEYVWSGAFSTTVDGLPLIGPVPGQPRIYAAYGYGGNGITFSYLASRLIGRLIDGERLPALDHFALDRSPV from the coding sequence ATGGATCAGTTCCGTGCCTCTCGGCAAAGCGAACTACGCGGCGGAGTCGCGCCGTGGGCGGCCGGCCTGACACGGCCGATCCGCCAACCGCTCGACCGCAATCTGGCCGTCGACGTGCTGATCGTCGGCGGCGGCATCACCGGCTCGATGATGGCCGAGCACCTGGCAAGGCAGGACCGCAAGGTCTGCATCATCGACCGTGAACGCCCCGGCTTCGGCAGCACGGCAGCATCGACCGCGATGCTGGAGTGGGAAATCGACCGGTCCTTGACTGAATTGTCGGCGTTCTACGGCTTCGAGCGTGCCGCCGACGTATATCAACTCAGCCACAGCGCAGTGGCGGGACTGTACCGGTTGGCCCACTCGCTGCGGCTTCCGAGCGCGCTACGACCGCGCGACACGGTCTATCTCGCCGCCGGAGATCACGGCGCGAAAGAGCTGCTCGAAGAGCACGAACTTCGCAAACGCGCCGGCCTGCCCGGCGCCTTTTTGGGTTATCGCGAGCTCCGATCCGAATACGGCTTCGATCGCGAGGCAGCGATCGTCTCGCCGGGGTCGGCCGAGGTCGATCCACTTCTGCTGTCGCACGGACTGCTGAGCGCCGCCGCAGAGCGCGGCGCCTCGCTGTTTGACGCCGAGGCCACAGCTTATGACAGCTTCGGCCGCGGCGTGCATGTGGCAACCGACAATGGCTGCTGCATCGAAGCCGCACACGTCGTGCTGGCGACCGGCTACATCCTGCCCGAGATCGTGACCTCGGACTTGCATAAGACCGCATCGAGTTGGGTGGTGGCGACGCTGCCGCAGCCGCCGGAGCAACTGTGGCGGGATCGCGCGCTGATCTGGGAAGCGTCGTCCGACTATCTGTACGCGCGGACCACGGCGGAAGACCGCATCATCATCGGTGGTGAGGACGACGATCAGGTGACCGACCCGGACGCGCGCGACGCCTTGATGCCGGAGAAGGCGAAAATCCTGCTCGACAAGCTGCATCGGCTGTGGCCGCAGGCGGCGCCGATCCCGGAATACGTCTGGTCCGGTGCATTTTCGACCACGGTGGACGGCCTGCCTCTGATCGGCCCAGTGCCCGGCCAGCCGCGGATCTACGCCGCCTACGGCTACGGCGGCAACGGAATCACGTTCAGCTATCTCGCGAGCCGATTGATCGGCCGGCTGATCGACGGCGAGCGGCTACCGGCACTCGACCACTTCGCGCTCGACCGCTCGCCGGTCTGA
- a CDS encoding alpha/beta fold hydrolase, whose amino-acid sequence MKRPLIIFCLLSVVAAAAYFSFSHWAIRHETLTFFDESRGRPVAIDLAVRRDAEMKAEAGMVTLPVAVVSHGNTVKNTEYSFLANVLAARGYLVASIQHDLPDDKPLMTVAGSLYVGRLAVYERGEKNIFFALNELKKLEPNADYDHLTLVGHSNGGDISMFFAQQHPEMVRRVVTLDNLRVPFVTSGFAKILSFRSKDPQFKTDPGVLPDPKTAKEAGIEIIDTGAQHTEMSDRGPDSVKARIQSTLDKFLSDEGSSKLQPLDVQKDIKRMYNDPRAMGP is encoded by the coding sequence ATGAAACGGCCACTGATCATTTTCTGCCTGCTGAGCGTGGTCGCCGCCGCGGCGTACTTTTCATTCAGCCATTGGGCAATCAGACACGAGACGCTGACCTTCTTCGACGAGTCGCGGGGGCGTCCGGTCGCGATCGATCTCGCAGTGCGGCGAGACGCCGAGATGAAGGCCGAGGCCGGAATGGTCACGCTGCCGGTCGCGGTTGTCAGCCATGGCAACACCGTCAAGAACACCGAGTACTCGTTCCTGGCCAACGTACTCGCAGCCCGCGGCTATCTGGTCGCAAGCATCCAGCACGATCTTCCCGACGACAAGCCGCTGATGACGGTGGCCGGCTCTCTCTATGTGGGGCGCCTCGCGGTGTACGAGCGCGGTGAGAAGAACATCTTCTTCGCGCTGAACGAGCTGAAGAAGCTCGAGCCGAATGCGGACTACGATCATCTCACCCTGGTCGGCCACTCCAACGGCGGCGACATCTCGATGTTCTTCGCCCAGCAGCACCCCGAAATGGTGCGGCGCGTGGTGACGCTGGACAATCTGCGGGTGCCGTTTGTCACCTCCGGCTTCGCCAAGATCCTGTCTTTCCGCTCCAAGGATCCGCAGTTCAAGACCGATCCAGGCGTGCTGCCCGATCCGAAGACCGCCAAGGAGGCGGGAATCGAGATCATCGACACCGGCGCTCAGCACACCGAAATGAGCGATCGCGGCCCCGACAGCGTCAAGGCGCGGATTCAGTCGACGCTCGACAAGTTCCTGTCGGACGAGGGCAGCAGCAAGCTGCAGCCGCTCGACGTCCAGAAGGACATCAAGCGGATGTACAACGATCCGCGGGCAATGGGGCCGTAG
- a CDS encoding response regulator: MIGRVDERMTEVSRGPVVLVVEDEPLLRMNAVDMIEAAGFHVLEAGSADDAIEVLEKRDDICLVFTDIQIPGSMDGLKLARAVRGRWPPIKIITTSGRVQVAADDLPDGGRFVPKPYTQAQITGLLREMLV; the protein is encoded by the coding sequence ATGATCGGTCGTGTCGACGAGAGGATGACTGAGGTGAGCAGGGGACCGGTTGTATTGGTGGTCGAAGACGAACCGCTCCTGCGCATGAACGCCGTCGACATGATTGAGGCAGCTGGCTTTCACGTGCTGGAGGCTGGCTCGGCCGACGACGCAATCGAGGTCCTGGAAAAACGGGACGACATCTGCCTGGTGTTTACCGACATCCAGATTCCAGGCTCGATGGATGGCCTGAAGCTGGCGCGTGCAGTGCGGGGACGGTGGCCGCCGATCAAGATCATCACCACCTCTGGACGGGTGCAGGTTGCAGCGGACGACCTGCCGGACGGCGGGCGCTTTGTACCAAAGCCGTACACTCAGGCGCAGATTACCGGACTGCTGCGGGAAATGTTGGTCTGA